From the genome of Lotus japonicus ecotype B-129 chromosome 6, LjGifu_v1.2, one region includes:
- the LOC130723644 gene encoding pentatricopeptide repeat-containing protein At1g26900, mitochondrial-like, with translation MCWSGLIASAATVLILLPAAGDTGNFVVGKSLHGYYIQIGFSSHLNVLTALIDMYAKTGLVHWGRKIFDSLVDKDVVLWNCLIGNYARNGLVGEALYLLQKMRIQGMKTNSSTFVGLLLACPASESIHLVRHVTSFIEEEKLQLDAILGTALVDMCAKCGFQDEAMGIFERMEDKDVKSWTAMISGHGVHGQPTKAIKLFNKMENGGFRPNVVTFLAILTACSHGGLVIDGMDIFKRMVQEFGFSPQIEQYGCLIDLLGRAGMLHEAYKLIKSLPIKGDATA, from the coding sequence ATGTGTTGGAGTGGGCTTATAGCTAGTGCTGCCACCGTCTTGATCCTTTTGCCAGCAGCCGGTGATACAGGGAACTTTGTTGTTGGGAAGTCCCTCCATGGTTACTATATCCAAATTGGATTTAGTTCTCATTTAAATGTCCTTACTGCATTGATAGATATGTATGCGAAAACAGGACTTGTGCATTGGGGGCGTAAGATTTTTGATAGTCTTGTTGATAAGGATGTTGTCTTATGGAATTGTTTAATAGGAAATTATGCAAGGAATGGTCTGGTAGGAGAAGCATTGTATTTATTACAGAAAATGAGAATTCAAGGAATGAAAACTAATTCTTCTACCTTTGTGGGGCTGCTTTTAGCTTGCCCTGCATCCGAATCTATACATCTAGTTCGTCACGTTACTAGTTTTATTGAAGAGGAGAAACTACAACTGGATGCAATTCTGGGAACAGCTCTAGTTGATATGTGTGCTAAATGTGGCTTTCAAGATGAGGCTATGGGCATATTTGAGAGGATGGAAGATAAAGATGTGAAATCTTGGACAGCCATGATTTCAGGTCATGGAGTTCATGGCCAGCCAACTAAGGCCATTAAACTTTTCAATAAGATGGAGAACGGGGGGTTTAgaccaaatgtagtcaccttTTTGGCAATTCTGACTGCTTGTAGTCATGGAGGACTTGTAATTGATGGGATGGATATTTTTAAGCGCATGGTTCAGGAATTTGGCTTTTCACCACAGATTGAGCAATATGGATGCCTTATTGATCTCTTGGGTCGAGCAGGAATGCTACATGAAGCATATAAACTAATCAAGAGCTTGCCAATTAAGGGTGATGCTACTGCATGA
- the LOC130723642 gene encoding uncharacterized protein LOC130723642, whose translation MMMIKRMFLKPSHTQQTSSLLKPPPLIRSIAAAMSYSSGAKPLHHPKADTSSSSAPVSHIVFTKASADNSYPIRTLSAVLGSEEAAKEAMVYDFEDGINDHFSAVVTPENAVQLLKQPGVLHVIRSRVNRMELRRK comes from the exons ATGATGATGATCAAGCGTATGTTCCTGAAACCCTCTCATACTCAACAAACCTCCTCGTTACTGAAACCACCACCTCTGATTCGCAGCATCGCCGCCGCTATGTCCTATTCCTCTGGTGCGAAACCCCTCCACCATCCGAAAGCTGATACATCATCTTCTTCGGCTCCTGTGTCTCACATCGTCTTTACCAAGGCGTCCGCGGACAACAGTTACCCCATTCGAACCCTCTCGGCGGTCCTTGGCAG TGAGGAGGCTGCCAAGGAGGCTATGGTGTACGATTTTGAAGATGGAATAAATGATCACTTCTCTGCTGTAGTTACTCCTGAGAATGCTGTTCAACTTTTAA AGCAACCAGGTGTTCTTCATGTTATTCGATCCAGGGTCAATAGGATGGAATTAAGACGAAAGTAG